The Eremothecium cymbalariae DBVPG#7215 chromosome 7, complete sequence genome contains the following window.
GGGGAGGCGGCATCGAGTAGTGTTGTGAAGCAAGATGGTGATGAATTAGATGGtgatgaattagatgcTGTTGTGGCTGAAGTGTCGGAGAAAGAAATGGAATCGGAACTACATGCTGGGCAACATTCTATTGATGAGGATACCACCGCAACTGCACCGCCTGCGTTAAACACAGCGATAGCACCTCAAGTTCCCGAAGAGGCTCTACCTATTTCGCCTTTGGCTTCTCCCGGATACACACCTCCGTTTACAGGTTTGGTCGCCAACAACCAGAATAATGCCGCAGCTGCATTGGTAGTTGGTTCAAGTAATGTGATAGGTGGTAATTGTGCAGCGTTGACGTTACATGAAACGATCAAAAATGTTGCAACAAATGCATTTCTTCAGCTTCCCCACTCAGCTTTTAAGAATTTAGTGTTTCAACTTGTCTCAAAGTTGAACCGCAGTGAGCTTTCCGATCTTTCTACATTACTAAAGGATCATCTAAAACGTGATTTCTTGCAATCTTTACCAATGGAGGTATCTATGAATATCTTGAATAATTTGGCATTTGAAGACATCTGCTCTTGTCTTCTGGTCAACAGCACATGGAAtaatttaattaaaaacagCCCGTATTTATGGAAACAAATGATGTTAAATGAAGGTTTTGTTACCGAAGATAGAATTGATTGGTACTGTGATCATGTACCTGAGAAATATCGTCATTTGTCTAACCCTGAGGATAGATTCCGTTTAGactttttggaaaatagATGGATTTTAGAAAATTGGTATAACCCGTGTTATAGGCCTGGGAGGACCTGCCTAGACGGCCATATTACGAACGTCGTAACCTGCCTTCAATTTGAAGGAAACTATATTATAACTGGTGCCGATGATAAAAGGATCAATGTCTACGATGCTGATAGAGAACAGTTTAAATTAGAATTAGTTGGGCATGAAGGTGGAGTTTGGGCTCTGAAGTATGTGGGCAATGAAATTCTTGTTAGCGGATCCACAGATCGGACTGTTAGGATTTGGAACGTAAAGGCTGGTAAGTGTACACACGTTTTCAAAGGACATACTTCAACAGTGAGATGCCTAGACGTTGTGGAATATGAAGGTGTGAAATATATTGTCACAGGGTCGCGGGACAACACTTTGCATGTTTGGAAGCTACCAGACCCAGCTGCATCAGACTATAATCCAAATGCAATGAGGCAGTTTATTAGTACAGATGATAATCCTTTTTTTGTGGGCGTTTTAAGAGGACATATGGCTTCCGTCCGTACAGTCTCAGGGCACGGTAACATTGTGGTTAGCGGGTCTTATGACAACAACCTAATGGTCTGGGACATTGCAAAAATGAAGCTTCTTTACGTATTAACGGGTCACactaataaaatatattcaaccTTGTATGATCATAAGAGGAAGCGTTGCATATCAGCTAGTATGGATACAACAATTAAGGTCTGGGACCTTGCTgatatcaacaacaatgGACCTGTTTCACAGGTCAACTCAACGAATGCGGTAAAGGTATCAGGTTCAGTGCGTACTTTATGTGAACACACAGCACTTGTTGGTCTTTTGGCACTATCGGATAAGTACCTAGTAAGTGCCGCTGCCGATGGCTCATTGCGTGTATGGGATTCCTCCTGTTACACCAAACAATTTGCATTCGATCATACCAACATGAGCCCGATAACTACTTTTTACATGTCAGATAACATCTTAGTTAGCGGCTCGGAGCACCAATTCAACATCTATGATTTGAGGACTGGGAGATTGGTTCATAGGCACTTGTTGAATGATGCCGATCAAATTTGGGGTGTTAAGTtcaataatagaaaattGGTTGCTGCCGTGGAGTCAGAGGGCCATAGTTATGTAGAAATACTAGATTTTGGATCAAGGAATAAGCCAGTTAAGCATACATCCATGAGATCTCCCCCGTCCACATCAAATAGCTATTGGAACCAAACAGGTGATCCAACAGCAACTAGCTAGATAGAAAACTTATTTACTCCTTTAGTCTGCGCTATGTTTTAGAGAGCTCgttaaaataatatccaCTATGAATATGTTCTTATGACTACAATGGTACTGTTATACGTATTCCAGCGTCTCCTCACAATGGCCGATAATAGATTGAGCTGCTTCCGAATCAGATATGCAACAGACCCCTTAAAGGTATCATCAATTTACCTGTCTTATGCATGCTCGAAACTACAGACTCCGTTATTCTAGATTACTTAAAAAAGAAGGTAATTTTCCTTGTTTGGTTTCGAGCAATTTGAGGTGCACTTTCGATAATcccaaatttttcaaacgTTGGTTCATTCAGATGTAGGGCTGCTTGATCGAACACATGTCTATATGTGTATACATATAGACACATACCAAGATATTTCCAACTGGTATACGTGCAACCCTCCCGTATATACGTAAGACTCTTTGAGACTTAGAGTTAATTTCACCATTTTCATTACTTTAATAGCCTCTGACCTAGCCTGCCACCATAAAGTCGTCCTGTTATAAGCTCAATTGCACTAAACAGCTGATTGGAACTATGCCATTACAAGAAGGATCATCGTCACAGACCCAATATAGACAATCATCGAGACTTCGTGAGTCAAACCGCGAGGAAATATTGTTTGGGCCCTCATTTGGGTCTGCAAAATCTAGAACTAGGCCTATATTATCCACCGTAAACCTATCATGGGGGGTGCTATTGAGCGCTGTTATCCTGGTTATCTCATCGATTATCGTCTTTCTCCTTGGGGTTAACATCGTGATACTCTACAGGACTATGAATGTTCATAATATGATAAATGTACTATTGAAAACAGGACTCATTGTGATTAGCTTGCTGGCAATATACTTTGTGAATGCATTCAATGTATGGTTTTTTAGGAAGATGGTATCTCCATCTTCAGCAGGCAGATATTCAATACTGCGTGGTGGGGAATCCTTCGAGCTAGAAGAACGGGAGAGGTAGATGGTGAACGTATATATGTTGTCTCCGGTTATGTTTCATCTTGTCGAGAAACTGTTGAATTTACGGCATATTTATTCAATAGCTAAATGGCTCCTTTGGAACCTGTTGATCTGATATACATGCCTGATGGCTAGCCACCAGGCATATT
Protein-coding sequences here:
- a CDS encoding uncharacterized protein (similar to KLTH0A02728g KLTH0A02728p Lachancea thermotolerans); the protein is MPLQEGSSSQTQYRQSSRLRESNREEILFGPSFGSAKSRTRPILSTVNLSWGVLLSAVILVISSIIVFLLGVNIVILYRTMNVHNMINVLLKTGLIVISLLAIYFVNAFNVWFFRKMVSPSSAGRYSILRGGESFELEERER
- the CDC4 gene encoding SCF ubiquitin ligase complex subunit CDC4 (similar to Ashbya gossypii AGL024W) produces the protein MGQTSEKESSSARYSVSTPEYPLATVPVPFQYKIEKSLSRDEAASFLLSSLSQDHVPTLKRRQSSEEPDMCEIGPHKRSKTDAEDLAPHSGFDSLQYIKNSSPSTISGTTVTNTVGAGSCGEAASSSVVKQDGDELDGDELDAVVAEVSEKEMESELHAGQHSIDEDTTATAPPALNTAIAPQVPEEALPISPLASPGYTPPFTGLVANNQNNAAAALVVGSSNVIGGNCAALTLHETIKNVATNAFLQLPHSAFKNLVFQLVSKLNRSELSDLSTLLKDHLKRDFLQSLPMEVSMNILNNLAFEDICSCLLVNSTWNNLIKNSPYLWKQMMLNEGFVTEDRIDWYCDHVPEKYRHLSNPEDRFRLDFLENRWILENWYNPCYRPGRTCLDGHITNVVTCLQFEGNYIITGADDKRINVYDADREQFKLELVGHEGGVWALKYVGNEILVSGSTDRTVRIWNVKAGKCTHVFKGHTSTVRCLDVVEYEGVKYIVTGSRDNTLHVWKLPDPAASDYNPNAMRQFISTDDNPFFVGVLRGHMASVRTVSGHGNIVVSGSYDNNLMVWDIAKMKLLYVLTGHTNKIYSTLYDHKRKRCISASMDTTIKVWDLADINNNGPVSQVNSTNAVKVSGSVRTLCEHTALVGLLALSDKYLVSAAADGSLRVWDSSCYTKQFAFDHTNMSPITTFYMSDNILVSGSEHQFNIYDLRTGRLVHRHLLNDADQIWGVKFNNRKLVAAVESEGHSYVEILDFGSRNKPVKHTSMRSPPSTSNSYWNQTGDPTATS